One part of the Microthrixaceae bacterium genome encodes these proteins:
- a CDS encoding helix-turn-helix domain-containing protein produces MPAQALTAPEREEIRVGITHGDNHTTIGRRLGRHRATIGREIARNGGPDAYTATGAQARADRLIAQRYSLPSRVRCSV; encoded by the coding sequence ATGCCAGCTCAAGCGTTGACCGCGCCCGAACGCGAGGAGATCCGCGTCGGGATCACACACGGCGACAACCACACCACCATCGGTCGCCGCCTCGGCCGACACCGGGCCACGATCGGCCGCGAGATCGCCCGCAACGGCGGCCCCGACGCGTACACCGCGACGGGCGCGCAGGCGCGAGCCGACCGTTTGATCGCGCAGAGGTACAGCTTGCCTTCACGCGTCCGATGCTCGGTGTAG
- a CDS encoding transposase, whose amino-acid sequence MASTSNVVTGGEASGPVELVSRDVLVSAAAERLVEDAKPTGIALTGEGDLVAGLVQRVLQAALESEITCHLGYESHAVEGRGSGNSRDGYYPKTVCTEIGDVGLRVPRDRNASRLVSVACRGSIRW is encoded by the coding sequence ATGGCATCGACATCGAACGTTGTGACCGGTGGCGAGGCGTCGGGACCGGTGGAGCTGGTGTCGCGTGATGTGTTGGTGTCTGCGGCTGCTGAGCGGCTCGTTGAGGACGCGAAACCGACCGGCATCGCGCTCACCGGTGAAGGCGATCTGGTGGCTGGGCTGGTGCAACGGGTATTGCAGGCAGCACTGGAGTCCGAGATCACCTGCCATCTCGGCTACGAGTCCCATGCAGTCGAGGGTAGAGGCTCGGGCAACTCACGCGACGGTTATTACCCGAAAACGGTGTGCACTGAAATCGGCGACGTGGGCCTGCGCGTCCCCCGCGACCGCAACGCCAGCCGGTTGGTCAGCGTCGCTTGTCGGGGCTCGATCAGATGGTGA
- a CDS encoding hydroxymethylglutaryl-CoA lyase has product MNGPVSIVEVSPRDGLQSDPAMLSTDQKVALITRAVRAGVRRIETVSFVNPKRVPQMADADEVMAALHADTETRSLGASYIGLVLNRRGLDRALETGVDEANAVVMASDTFAQRNQGQDTAGLIAAANEICVEAAAHDLPTSVTIGASFGCPFEGELPLDRLADVIERVAEALPAEIALADSIGVAAPTDVTERFALAREIIADRPIALRAHFHNTRNTGLANAAAAAAAGVRTFDSSLGGIGGCPFAPAATGNIPTEDLLYMLHRMGLDSGIDLDALTANVDWLEGVLGHSVPGYLSKAGNFPALSY; this is encoded by the coding sequence ATGAATGGCCCCGTGTCGATCGTCGAGGTGTCGCCCCGCGACGGCCTGCAATCCGACCCGGCGATGCTCAGCACCGACCAGAAGGTGGCGCTCATCACCCGCGCCGTGCGCGCCGGGGTGCGACGGATCGAGACCGTGAGCTTCGTCAACCCCAAGCGGGTCCCGCAGATGGCCGACGCGGATGAGGTGATGGCCGCGCTCCACGCCGACACCGAGACACGTTCGCTCGGCGCGTCGTACATCGGCTTGGTGCTGAATCGTCGCGGCCTCGACCGCGCACTTGAGACCGGGGTGGACGAGGCCAACGCCGTGGTGATGGCGAGTGACACCTTCGCCCAGCGAAATCAGGGCCAGGACACCGCTGGGTTGATTGCGGCGGCCAATGAGATCTGCGTGGAGGCCGCCGCGCACGACCTGCCGACATCGGTCACCATCGGTGCCAGTTTCGGCTGTCCGTTCGAAGGCGAGTTGCCGCTCGATCGTCTCGCCGACGTCATCGAGCGGGTCGCCGAAGCGCTGCCGGCGGAGATCGCCCTGGCCGATTCCATCGGCGTGGCCGCGCCGACCGATGTGACCGAGCGATTCGCCCTCGCCCGGGAGATCATCGCCGATCGTCCGATCGCCCTGCGCGCCCACTTCCACAACACCCGAAACACCGGCCTCGCCAACGCCGCAGCGGCCGCCGCTGCGGGAGTGCGCACCTTCGACAGTTCGCTCGGCGGCATCGGCGGATGCCCGTTCGCGCCCGCCGCGACCGGAAACATTCCGACTGAGGACCTGCTCTACATGCTGCACCGCATGGGCCTCGACAGCGGCATCGACCTCGACGCTCTGACGGCGAATGTCGACTGGCTCGAAGGGGTGCTCGGACATTCGGTGCCGGGGTACCTGTCGAAAGCGGGCAACTTCCCGGCCCTCTCGTACTGA
- a CDS encoding ABC transporter ATP-binding protein codes for MTAPIIAFRDVSKSFKGLVAVSEVSFDIGPGVTALLGPNGAGKSTVLRMLVGLTAPDRGTVSVFGHDPRSNTAVLRYVGLVPQQEGVFPRTRAIDFVRLAAVLNSVDDPDAAARMALEAVELDPDDTRFVDQYSKGMRQRVKLAQAIVHGPSVIVADEPLNGLDPRQRQRLIRIFQRLGAEGRCVIVSSHVLDEVERFGSQVLVLAQGRLAAVGDFRAIRDLMDDRPHLIRLRSDNPRALTSALLARGIVRGVQFTDADTAEVAVDDVALFRRSIAPAARHLDCSLTEVAPLDDDLESVFRYLVAGPGGR; via the coding sequence ATGACCGCGCCGATCATCGCCTTTCGCGACGTGTCCAAGTCGTTCAAGGGACTCGTCGCGGTGTCGGAGGTGAGCTTCGACATCGGACCCGGTGTGACCGCGCTGCTCGGACCCAATGGCGCCGGCAAGTCGACGGTGTTGCGAATGCTCGTCGGGCTGACCGCGCCCGATCGGGGGACCGTGTCGGTGTTCGGCCACGACCCGCGCTCCAACACCGCCGTGTTGCGCTACGTCGGCCTCGTCCCGCAACAAGAGGGGGTGTTTCCCCGCACACGGGCCATCGACTTCGTTCGCCTCGCGGCGGTGCTCAACAGCGTCGACGACCCCGACGCCGCGGCGCGCATGGCCCTTGAAGCCGTCGAACTCGACCCCGACGACACCCGATTCGTCGACCAGTACTCCAAGGGCATGCGCCAGCGGGTCAAGCTCGCCCAGGCGATCGTGCACGGCCCGTCGGTGATCGTGGCCGACGAGCCGCTCAACGGCCTCGACCCTCGCCAGCGCCAACGGCTGATCCGGATCTTTCAACGGCTCGGCGCCGAGGGACGGTGCGTCATCGTGAGCAGCCACGTCCTCGACGAGGTGGAGCGGTTCGGGTCGCAGGTGCTGGTGCTCGCCCAGGGGCGCCTCGCCGCGGTCGGCGACTTCCGGGCGATCCGCGACCTGATGGACGATCGGCCGCACCTCATCCGGTTGCGCAGCGACAATCCCCGTGCGCTCACCTCGGCGCTGTTGGCCCGCGGCATCGTTCGCGGCGTGCAGTTCACCGACGCCGACACCGCCGAGGTCGCCGTCGACGACGTCGCGTTGTTTCGGCGATCGATCGCCCCCGCAGCGCGGCACCTCGACTGTTCACTCACCGAGGTGGCGCCGCTCGACGACGACCTCGAAAGCGTGTTTCGGTACCTCGTCGCCGGCCCCGGAGGGCGATGA
- a CDS encoding IS110 family transposase, whose translation MEVIHDRVAGLDVHKRSVTACVRVPSGSGSRRRSERESFGTTINQLVELRSWLVARQVGYVAMEATGVFWMPVWDLLAPAIAKMDLVNARYVKMLPGRKTDMSDAAWLAHLAEAGLLRGSFVPPQPQRDLRDLTRYRARAVQQRTQQSQRTERLLETAGIKLASVVSKTFGVSGRAMLDALVAGDTNPVRLADLAKGTLRSKRTELAAALENRFTDHHRQMLGTCLEAYDFHNGVIESLSRQIADATIAVGDRIELTRTIPGVDLRTAEVFAAEIGFDMSIFPTADHLAAWCGVAPGNNESAGKQRRAASSKTNPWLANALRQAGWAASRTSNTFLSTRYRRLVPRLGPQKAVTAVAHSIIVGYWHMHTTNEPWIDLGTDWYDKRRDPNTEARRLTRKLEALGHTVTLA comes from the coding sequence ATGGAAGTGATCCACGATCGAGTCGCTGGGCTCGATGTTCACAAACGCAGCGTGACCGCGTGTGTAAGGGTGCCGTCTGGTTCGGGCTCGAGGCGTCGTTCTGAACGCGAGTCGTTCGGGACCACGATCAACCAGTTGGTCGAGTTGCGGTCGTGGCTGGTCGCCCGCCAGGTCGGCTACGTCGCGATGGAAGCAACTGGCGTGTTCTGGATGCCGGTGTGGGACCTGCTCGCACCCGCCATCGCGAAGATGGATCTGGTGAACGCCCGGTACGTCAAAATGCTGCCCGGGCGAAAGACTGACATGTCCGACGCCGCGTGGCTTGCACACCTGGCCGAGGCCGGTCTGCTGCGCGGGAGTTTCGTGCCCCCACAACCCCAACGTGATCTTCGGGACCTGACCCGGTATCGGGCTCGGGCTGTGCAACAGCGCACTCAGCAGTCCCAGCGGACCGAACGGCTGTTGGAGACCGCCGGGATCAAGTTGGCGTCGGTGGTGTCCAAGACCTTCGGGGTGTCAGGACGAGCGATGCTCGACGCGCTCGTGGCCGGCGACACGAACCCTGTCCGCTTGGCGGACCTCGCGAAGGGCACACTGCGGTCCAAACGCACCGAACTCGCCGCGGCGTTGGAGAACCGTTTCACCGACCACCACCGCCAGATGCTCGGGACCTGCTTGGAGGCCTACGACTTCCACAACGGAGTCATCGAGTCGTTGAGCCGCCAGATCGCTGACGCCACGATCGCTGTCGGTGACCGGATCGAGCTGACGCGAACGATCCCTGGTGTCGATCTGCGTACCGCGGAGGTGTTCGCCGCTGAGATCGGCTTCGACATGAGCATCTTCCCCACAGCAGACCACCTCGCGGCGTGGTGCGGCGTCGCTCCCGGCAACAACGAGTCCGCCGGCAAGCAACGGCGGGCAGCGTCATCGAAGACGAACCCGTGGCTCGCCAACGCGCTCCGCCAAGCCGGCTGGGCGGCATCGCGGACCTCCAACACGTTCTTGTCGACCCGCTACCGGCGCCTCGTTCCCCGTCTCGGACCCCAAAAGGCCGTGACCGCTGTCGCTCACTCGATCATCGTCGGCTACTGGCACATGCACACCACCAACGAGCCGTGGATCGATCTCGGCACCGACTGGTACGACAAGCGACGAGACCCCAACACCGAGGCACGGCGGCTCACTCGCAAACTCGAAGCGCTCGGCCACACCGTCACCCTCGCCTAA
- the ltrA gene encoding group II intron reverse transcriptase/maturase — MNIGDPWPGLDEAEQRVLKMQTKLHQWAKADPGRRFDDLFNLVVDPAFLVVAWSRVRGNKGARTAGVDGVTPRSIVFGAGVLLGGLRDDLKAGRFTPQRVRQKMIPKAGGKARSLGIPTATDRIVQASLKLVLEPIFEADFKPCSYGFRPKRRAQDAIAEIHYLGSPPRNYEWVFEADIKACFDEIDHTALMGRVRERIGDKHVLRLVKAFLKAGVLSEDGSSRETITGTPQGGILSPLLANIALSVLDEYFTTKWEALGPSWTRAKRRRAGEPTMRIVRYADDFVVMVHGTRDDAEALWDEVGSVLAPMGLRLSEEKTRVCHIDEGFDFLGWRIQRRNWRGRTGKKAIYTYPSKKSLASIIGKIRLLTRRAKHRTLADLLRRLNPVLRGWCNYFRHGVSSRTFNYVDHFAFWRIVGWLRKRHVGLNMHTLVRRYLPGWRIHDGGIEMFRPQTVAIERYRYRGAKIPTPWTSVTTGPPATAA; from the coding sequence GTGAATATCGGCGATCCGTGGCCCGGCCTCGACGAGGCCGAGCAACGGGTACTCAAGATGCAAACGAAGCTGCACCAATGGGCGAAGGCTGATCCTGGCCGTCGCTTCGATGACCTGTTCAACCTCGTGGTTGACCCGGCGTTCCTCGTTGTGGCGTGGAGTCGGGTGCGGGGCAACAAGGGTGCACGAACCGCCGGAGTCGATGGAGTGACACCTCGCTCGATCGTGTTCGGTGCTGGGGTCCTGCTCGGTGGGCTGCGAGATGATCTCAAGGCCGGCCGGTTCACGCCTCAGCGGGTGCGGCAGAAGATGATCCCCAAGGCGGGCGGCAAGGCCCGTTCGCTGGGCATCCCGACTGCCACAGACCGGATCGTGCAGGCCTCGTTGAAGCTGGTGCTCGAACCAATCTTCGAGGCGGACTTCAAACCATGTTCCTATGGTTTCCGCCCGAAGCGCCGAGCTCAGGACGCTATCGCTGAGATCCACTACCTCGGATCGCCCCCTCGGAACTACGAGTGGGTGTTCGAGGCGGACATCAAGGCGTGCTTCGACGAGATCGACCACACCGCCCTCATGGGTCGTGTGCGAGAGCGGATCGGAGACAAGCATGTCCTGCGGTTGGTGAAGGCGTTCCTGAAGGCCGGTGTCCTCTCCGAGGATGGCAGCAGTCGGGAAACGATCACTGGCACACCACAGGGCGGGATCCTCTCACCGCTGCTGGCCAACATCGCACTGTCCGTCCTGGACGAGTACTTCACCACGAAGTGGGAAGCGCTCGGCCCGTCATGGACACGCGCCAAGCGTCGCCGCGCCGGCGAACCAACCATGCGCATCGTCCGCTACGCAGACGATTTCGTGGTCATGGTCCACGGCACCCGCGACGACGCTGAAGCGCTGTGGGATGAGGTCGGCTCGGTGCTCGCTCCGATGGGCCTGCGCCTGTCGGAGGAGAAGACGAGGGTCTGCCACATCGACGAGGGGTTCGACTTCTTGGGTTGGCGCATCCAGCGCCGGAACTGGAGAGGCCGAACCGGCAAGAAGGCGATCTACACCTACCCGTCGAAGAAGTCGTTGGCTTCGATCATCGGGAAGATCCGATTGCTGACCCGCCGAGCAAAGCATCGAACGCTCGCAGACCTGTTGCGCCGGTTGAACCCGGTGCTGCGGGGCTGGTGCAACTACTTCCGCCACGGCGTGTCGTCACGGACTTTCAACTACGTCGATCATTTCGCCTTCTGGCGGATCGTCGGTTGGCTCCGGAAACGACACGTCGGGCTGAACATGCACACCCTGGTCCGCCGCTACCTCCCTGGCTGGAGGATCCACGACGGCGGCATCGAGATGTTCCGCCCCCAAACGGTCGCCATCGAGCGCTACCGCTACCGGGGCGCCAAGATCCCGACCCCATGGACGAGCGTGACAACAGGACCACCCGCCACAGCGGCCTGA
- a CDS encoding ABC transporter ATP-binding protein — MTSPIIVGGGVVKRYGDNLVLNRTDFSVEPGVTGLLGANGAGKTTLIGMVLGLHRPDAGELRVFGLDPAQHGFEVRGRIGYAPEHHNLPDDLPANDFVQHIAEVHGLPTEAALGRASDALWFVGLGEERFRPLGTLSTGQRQRVKLAMAIAHDPDLVVLDEPTDGLDPTQREAMLSLIRRLAVEFNMSVLLSSHLLDEVERTCDRVVILNGGRVTASGELSALKGEGSGVSVELLEGAESFARRMSARGFEVSCDGPLVVTRSGSSGASQHDLQRIIRDDLAEAGAPILRLSDRIVTLEEIFLEVGT, encoded by the coding sequence GTGACTTCCCCGATCATCGTCGGCGGTGGCGTTGTGAAACGCTACGGCGACAACCTTGTGCTGAATCGAACCGATTTCTCGGTCGAGCCGGGGGTGACCGGGCTGCTCGGTGCCAACGGTGCAGGCAAGACCACCCTGATCGGCATGGTGCTGGGGTTGCATCGCCCAGATGCCGGCGAACTGCGGGTGTTCGGGCTCGACCCAGCCCAGCACGGCTTCGAGGTGCGCGGCCGGATCGGCTACGCCCCCGAGCATCACAACCTGCCCGACGACCTTCCTGCGAACGACTTTGTGCAACACATCGCCGAGGTCCACGGGCTGCCCACGGAAGCGGCGCTCGGCCGGGCATCGGACGCACTGTGGTTCGTCGGCCTCGGCGAGGAGCGGTTTCGCCCGCTCGGCACGCTGTCGACCGGCCAGCGGCAGCGCGTGAAGCTCGCGATGGCGATCGCTCATGACCCCGACCTCGTGGTGCTCGACGAGCCGACCGACGGCCTCGACCCGACCCAGCGCGAGGCAATGCTGTCGCTCATTCGCCGCCTCGCCGTCGAGTTCAACATGAGCGTGTTGTTGAGTTCGCATCTGCTCGACGAGGTCGAGCGCACGTGTGATCGCGTCGTGATCCTCAACGGCGGCCGGGTCACGGCATCGGGGGAACTCTCGGCGCTGAAAGGCGAGGGATCCGGCGTAAGCGTCGAGTTGCTCGAGGGCGCGGAATCGTTCGCCCGGCGCATGAGCGCTCGGGGATTCGAGGTGAGCTGCGACGGGCCACTCGTGGTCACCCGCTCGGGGTCCTCGGGTGCGAGCCAGCACGATCTGCAGCGGATCATCCGCGACGACCTCGCCGAGGCCGGTGCGCCAATCCTGCGGCTGTCGGATCGCATCGTCACCCTCGAGGAGATCTTCTTGGAGGTCGGCACATGA
- a CDS encoding DUF6188 family protein, producing the protein MNSDPVLVEHPDRWVVSVKGAAVSRCSFDWAVTWVIATENGDVEIRAEQPFLFGDRNPVHLVPEGDPVQLAPVLSTVRDSVVRIEAFASGRLELEFGAGAIATVEPSEEFEAWTLAGPGGLKLVSTPGGGVTAWSSAPS; encoded by the coding sequence ATGAACTCGGATCCGGTGCTCGTGGAACACCCAGATCGCTGGGTGGTCTCGGTGAAGGGTGCGGCGGTGAGCAGGTGTTCGTTCGACTGGGCGGTCACATGGGTCATCGCTACCGAGAACGGGGATGTCGAGATCCGGGCTGAGCAGCCGTTCCTGTTTGGCGACCGGAATCCTGTTCACCTGGTGCCAGAGGGTGACCCTGTTCAGCTGGCACCGGTCCTGTCCACCGTGCGTGACTCGGTTGTTCGCATCGAAGCGTTTGCCAGCGGCCGACTCGAACTCGAGTTCGGAGCGGGAGCGATCGCGACGGTGGAGCCGTCCGAGGAGTTCGAGGCGTGGACGCTCGCCGGTCCGGGGGGCCTGAAGCTGGTCTCGACTCCGGGTGGTGGTGTGACGGCGTGGAGTTCAGCGCCGTCCTGA
- a CDS encoding LLM class flavin-dependent oxidoreductase, whose protein sequence is MLKIHWFLPTGGDSRDVTPSDDGAPVRPPSLDYLGQIARACDQLGFDAVLTPCGTGCEDSWITTAMLVPQTSRLKFLVAMRPGLMSPTLAAQMASTYHRLSGGRILLNLVTGAEPRELHRFGDYADKDARYARTGEFIDVVRGAWSGEEFDYSGEHYAVAGATTRAVPSPNPPEIYFGGASEAAELVAARGADVYLAWGEPPAMVAERVERMRKLAAEAGRELRLGIRFHTIARPTSEEAWAEAARLQAAMSPEAIAAARADFESTMSEGQRRMAELSGAALDGADLSDPRSLEIYPNVWSGVGLVRGGAGTAFVGSYCEVADRIAEYAELGFEEFILSGYPHLEEAWWVGEGVLPELRRRGLLAELDDHNDAPVFHFR, encoded by the coding sequence ATGCTCAAGATCCACTGGTTCCTGCCCACGGGAGGCGACTCGCGCGACGTCACCCCCAGCGACGACGGCGCACCGGTGAGACCGCCGTCGTTGGACTACCTGGGACAGATCGCCCGAGCGTGTGACCAACTCGGATTCGACGCCGTACTCACGCCTTGTGGCACCGGGTGCGAGGACTCGTGGATCACCACGGCGATGCTCGTACCGCAGACGTCGCGCCTCAAGTTCCTGGTGGCCATGAGACCGGGTCTGATGTCGCCCACCCTCGCGGCGCAGATGGCGTCGACCTACCACCGGCTCTCGGGCGGACGCATCCTGTTGAACCTGGTAACCGGCGCCGAACCGCGTGAACTGCACCGCTTCGGCGACTACGCCGACAAAGATGCCCGATACGCCCGCACCGGCGAATTCATTGACGTCGTACGCGGCGCCTGGTCCGGCGAGGAGTTCGACTACTCCGGCGAGCACTACGCCGTCGCCGGTGCCACCACCCGTGCCGTGCCGTCGCCGAATCCACCGGAGATCTATTTCGGAGGAGCGTCTGAAGCCGCCGAGCTGGTCGCCGCGCGGGGTGCCGATGTGTACCTCGCCTGGGGCGAACCGCCGGCGATGGTGGCCGAGCGCGTCGAGCGCATGCGCAAGTTGGCGGCGGAAGCCGGCCGTGAGTTGAGACTCGGAATCCGGTTCCACACCATCGCCCGACCGACCTCGGAGGAGGCGTGGGCCGAAGCCGCGCGACTCCAGGCTGCGATGAGCCCCGAGGCGATCGCCGCGGCGCGGGCCGATTTCGAATCGACGATGTCGGAGGGGCAGCGACGCATGGCCGAACTCAGCGGAGCGGCCCTCGACGGGGCCGATCTCTCGGACCCGCGAAGCCTCGAGATCTACCCGAACGTCTGGTCCGGGGTGGGCCTGGTTCGCGGTGGTGCCGGCACGGCGTTCGTCGGCAGCTACTGCGAGGTTGCGGATCGCATCGCCGAGTACGCCGAGCTGGGCTTCGAGGAGTTCATCTTGTCGGGCTACCCGCACCTCGAAGAGGCCTGGTGGGTCGGCGAGGGCGTCTTGCCGGAGTTGCGCCGCCGCGGGCTGCTCGCGGAACTCGACGACCACAACGACGCGCCGGTGTTTCACTTCCGCTGA
- a CDS encoding transposase has protein sequence MPKPYPQEFRDDVVRVARSRPDGVTLEQVAADFGIHPMTLSKWLRRAAVDDGDHAGVTTTESVENRELRKRVRLLEMENEVLRRAAAYFGLANLPKG, from the coding sequence ATGCCCAAGCCTTATCCGCAGGAGTTCCGCGACGATGTTGTGAGGGTCGCTCGGAGTCGTCCCGATGGTGTGACCCTGGAGCAGGTCGCCGCCGATTTCGGGATCCATCCGATGACGTTGTCGAAGTGGCTTCGCCGGGCCGCTGTCGATGACGGCGATCACGCTGGCGTCACCACGACCGAGTCCGTCGAGAACCGCGAGCTGCGCAAGCGTGTGCGGCTGTTGGAGATGGAAAACGAGGTGCTACGCCGGGCCGCGGCGTATTTCGGCCTGGCGAACCTCCCAAAAGGCTGA
- a CDS encoding ABC transporter permease yields MTSTTPPTAASAASAASAAGGATAARTQILDRGYRHYDGPRTGTSGAMRSVVKYTAQRALGIHRKFRYKIVPILVIAISFVPHIVWVGIIVLTNRLDEQSDGVMPAGVGRMVANELVKDYPGSYGSIVLAIALFAAFVAPEVLCTDRSSGMLGLYLASPLNRTRYLAAKAMAIGMLLSIITVGPALVMLTGYTSQGYGPDGFGDWIVTLARVLGVGVAIAAFHTLIAAAISSITTRRAAASATFIVLVLGAGVLATLSLVELRAPMWVGAFDLVQLPSEFAYRVFGRPGPLSYWPRPPLDTWVVYAGFFGWMAVSLLVIWDRYRRAEVTK; encoded by the coding sequence ATGACCTCCACGACTCCGCCTACCGCCGCCAGCGCCGCCAGCGCCGCCAGCGCCGCGGGTGGCGCCACCGCCGCCCGCACCCAAATTCTCGACCGCGGATATCGCCACTACGACGGCCCGCGCACCGGAACCTCGGGCGCGATGCGCAGCGTCGTCAAGTACACGGCGCAGCGTGCGCTCGGCATCCACCGCAAGTTCCGCTACAAGATCGTGCCGATCCTTGTGATCGCCATCAGCTTCGTCCCCCACATCGTGTGGGTCGGAATCATTGTGTTGACCAACCGACTCGACGAGCAATCCGACGGTGTGATGCCCGCTGGCGTCGGTCGAATGGTGGCGAACGAGCTCGTCAAGGACTATCCGGGTTCCTACGGGTCGATCGTGTTGGCCATCGCCCTGTTTGCCGCCTTCGTCGCTCCCGAGGTCCTGTGCACCGACCGCAGCTCGGGGATGTTGGGGCTGTATCTCGCCTCGCCGTTGAATCGGACGCGTTATCTGGCCGCCAAGGCGATGGCGATCGGCATGTTGTTGTCGATCATCACCGTCGGCCCGGCGCTGGTCATGTTGACCGGCTACACCTCGCAGGGATACGGACCCGACGGCTTTGGTGATTGGATCGTCACCCTGGCCCGGGTGCTCGGAGTCGGCGTGGCCATCGCCGCGTTCCACACCCTCATCGCCGCCGCCATCAGTTCGATCACGACCCGTCGTGCGGCGGCATCGGCGACGTTCATCGTCCTGGTGCTGGGCGCGGGGGTTTTGGCGACGCTGTCGCTGGTGGAGTTGCGCGCGCCGATGTGGGTCGGCGCCTTCGACCTGGTGCAGTTGCCGAGCGAGTTCGCCTACCGCGTGTTCGGCCGACCCGGTCCGCTGTCGTATTGGCCCCGCCCGCCGCTCGACACCTGGGTCGTCTACGCCGGATTCTTCGGGTGGATGGCGGTGTCGTTGCTCGTGATCTGGGACCGGTACCGGCGCGCCGAGGTCACGAAATGA